In Ictalurus furcatus strain D&B chromosome 20, Billie_1.0, whole genome shotgun sequence, the DNA window gcctctgccagaaagcttaaaatgggccgtggttggatcttccagcaggacagtgatccaaaacatacatcacaaATCAAcaccaaaacatacatcacaatcgactgaccacaaaatcaaggtcctgccatgtccatcccagtcccctgacttgaaccccatagaaaacctgtggaatgaactgaagaggagagtccaccagcatggacctcgaaatttgaaggatctggagagattctgtatggacgAATGGTCtccgatcccttgccatgtattctccaacctcatcagagcAAAGACTCAGAGACTCAGTTATCtttgcaaagggaggtagcacaaagtattgactaaaagggcgCCAATAATTgtcgcacacctatatttaacaaagttttttttgttttgttttttgcataaacctgtgttatgtttgcaattgtttgatatccatgagcgcaTTGTATTTttctgaacaaaatatcaaaaggttaaactataaagacactttttcacagccttctttgctcatattaacCAAGCGTGCCAATAtgagtggaggacactgtatctATGGAATATTAAAAGTTTCTAATAAGGCAACATACAATATTTGCGTAGTAAACATAGCTTCAGTTCGATTCAATGTCTGGAAGGCAAGTGAGCAGGTTATTCTGGACCATttgactgtttattattattaacatgacCTCAGTGTGCATTCACAGCCCATTGAATGAGTGTTGGCCGACTCTCTCACTCATCCTTTCTGCCATGGTAACTTTCACTGTCTTAAGGTAGCTATATTTATGCACTTAAATTCCTCggtattccttggtcttacccattgtttgCTGTAAGGAAATTCAGTTGAAAGGAACTGTATCTAAACCAGCTTCACATAGCTAAGCCAAGTCAAAATGCATTTATTGTTCCTTTTTATTAATGCGAAAAATACGAGTATCTAGAATTTAAGTATTATTCAGGTTTATACCTTCCTCTTCTGCACAGCGGATTGAATTCATGTAGGATTTTATCTTGTCCACGGACtacgtgttatttatttttagaatatttAATTGATATTGTGGGTTTGCAGTCAATTTATTCAGTGGATTATAAACTTTCAAGCCGTgtgaataataattttagcaTTATGTCATTTTAATCCATCTTGTCCAACATGCACATACTGTGCATTGTGTTATAATTATGAAGTTGATGATGCACTGTGAACAGGTTTAATTCCGTAACACCAGCTCATCCCTAAAGCGCATGTATTTCTTGCTTCAATAGACACTACAATTTAAGTGCAGCATTCAGGATACCAGTCAAAAACAATGCGATGTTAAACAGtgattctgtttttcttttgtttagtttttttactGGACCACTAACGAGGATTTGCTGAAATTAGTAGCCCAATAAATTCAGTAGCAATGGCTTGAATTTTCCTGATTTGACGTTTAAAAAAACTACTAAGTCTTGCTTATTCTGCGTATGAGATAAAGAGCAGTCATTTTTAATACCGGTCACAATACCGATGCTGTCTGACGCAAACCTCCGTTATTAAGATCGATGTATTTGTAACATTCTGGGTAAGATGAACACCGAATGCCTCCTCTAGTGTTTGTTCAGAGTATGCTTGAGGTCTATGAGCCAAAATGCTTGATAATATATGACCTAACTGTAGCTAAAGGGCATGGATGTATATTATGGATCGCTGTAGAGTGCATCAGAActctgtatgtatttatgtatgtatcttaaaaataaatcgTCATTTGCGAGACATTTTTGCCACATGCATCTACTGCATATATTACTGCAACATTATTAGGTTATGCCCATGTGCAGGTTTGGCAGTTCACTGTAAAAGCCTATTTATGCAgtgaaacttttttaaaacaaaaaaactgagaATTAAAGCCTGAGAATGATTGAAGGAATaaattgtgttttgttgttttgcttaGTTCGCTTTTAATATGTTGAGCGGACATTTCCAGCGATTCTTTCACTCTGATTGTGCAAGTGACAGTGTGTTTTTTGCTGAAGCcgacttttttttctgttacgGTAAAGGAAGAGataatttcctgtttttttgtgcGATTGAAGCATAAAAGGGGGAGTTTCTGGATCTCTTTCAGAATGTAAAGAGCTAGTCCGTTTTAAACTTATCACAGAACCAAAGGCAACACAACCACCATGCACTTTTTCCACATCTTCATGGGTGAGTGCATGCAAATATTAAGAAGCTATGCGTATCATGGCAGTATTTTGAGGTTTATATTGAAGctgatccattttttttctttctttatgcaGTTTTTATAACATTGCTTGCATGTGTCAGGATGGATGGTATGTATTATGGCAtgtaaatacagtacagtagttACTAACAGTCATTGGAACTGCTTAAAGGAATTTAAGTGCTGGCTACACACTTAATGTTCAAAAAGAGGGATCGATTTTGTAAAAGAGTGGAAATTACGTTTTGGTTAATTTGTTAACCAAAATGTGTTACATTTTGCTGTAGATGCTAGTAACCAATACGCTTGGCAAACCTTTCGGATCTCACGggataatttgtttaatttacacATGTACTGTAGATATAGATCCCACACCACCCCCAGTGAAAGCCAAAGCCACAGTGAGTTTGGGAGAGCCGCGGCTGTTCTCAGGGGAAGATGTGCAGATGACTTGCGGTGTCCCAGATGAGCCTTCATCCAACTGGACGTATGAGTGGTTCCATGATGGTGAACTCTTGAGCGCCACAGAAGTGTACAGTTTAAACAAGGCACAAGTCCTGCAAAGTGGAAACTATACCTGTAAAGGAATGAAGGCGATAAAAGCTTGGCCCTATATAGTGCCATCAATTCCAAGCGACCCTCTTAAAATACATGTTGATGGTAAATGTTTTTGAACTAAATGTTATGTAATTTAATAATCAAACTATTTAACAagaatgtatttgtgtgtgtgcatttacaaTGTAaggtagtgagtgtacagcttgtgtaacagtgtaaatttgctgtcccctcaaaataactcaacacacagccattaatgtctaaaccgctggcaacaaaagtgagtacacccctaagtgaaaatgtccaaattgggcccaattagccattttccctcccggtgtcatgtgacttagtcttacaaggtctcaggtgtgaatggggagcagttgtgttaaatttagtgtcatcactctcacactccctcatactggtcactggaagttcaacatggcacctcatggcaaagaactctctgaggatctgaaaaaaaaagaattgttgctctacataaagatggcctaggctaagaagattgccaagaccctgacactgagctgcagcacggtggccaagaccatacagcggtttaacaggacaggttctactcagaacaggcctcgccatggtcgaccaaagaagttgagtacatgtgctcagcgtcatataaGTGTGTCTttcctacagtcaagcatggtggtggaagtgtcatggtctggggctgcatgagtgctgccagcactcgGGAGCTGCAGTTCgaagcagagactgggccgcagggcagtattccagcatgataacgaccccaaacacacctccaagacaaccactgccttgctaaagaagctgagggtgaaggtgatggactggccaagcatgtctccagacctaaaccctattgagcatctgtggggcatcctcaaacggaaggtggaggagcacaaggtctctaacatccaccagctccgtgatgtcgtcatggtggagtggaagaggactccagtggaaacctgtgaagctctggtgaactccatgcccaagagggttaaggcagtgctggaaaataatggtggccacacaaaatattgacactttgggcccaatttggacattttcacttaggcgggtactcacttttgttgccagcggtttagacattaatggctgtgtgttgagttattttgaggggacagcaaatttacactgttacacaagctgtacactcactactttgcattgtagcaaagtgtcatttcttcagtgttggcacatgaaaagatataatcaaatatttataaaaatgtgaggggtgtactcacttttgtgagatactgtatatatagtattattTATACTCTCCTCTAGGTGGTTGGGTTCTCCTACAAACCCCATTTGAGCCATTAATTATTAAGGAAACAATGACTCTGACCTGCCGTGTCCGTGATGACCCCCTCCTGTCACATGTGATCTTCTACAAGGATGGGGTGGAGTTCAATAAGCAGAAAGGCACAGATGTGGTGTTCACCAAACTCACGCTTGAGGATGCTGCTATTTACTCATGCAGGGCCACATGGATTAAGAACATGGAATATCAGTCTTCCCAGTCTCTGCCTTCTTATGTGACTGTATTAGGTAAGACAAATTAATCTAATGGATTCCTAGCTAAACAAAAATCCTCCATCAAATAATACACTTTAACTGCCCCATAGAAAACCTTAGCACAGATGTTTTATGTCGGTAAGGTCTGAGTCCAAGTGACAAAGTTGCTAAGACGGTGGGGAAGCTAGAAGTGATGGATGATCGGATGAAAGCATGATCGTGCATGCTAACTCGCGCAGCATTCATACACTGTTATCAACATCCAATTGATAACATAACAGAACTTCTCTTCCCTGTTTGACCCCAGATATATTGGAAACTCCCACGATGACGATTGTCGGAGGTCGGGGTAGAGTAAGGAGTGGGAACAAAGTGGAATTCAGATGTATTACCAAAGTAAATGCTAGAGAACAAGGCCTGAATATAGAATACTTCTACTTAAAAAATGGCAACAGGCTAGGACCTGCTTCTGCCAGAGACACATACGCCATCCCAGAGGTGAACATAAATCATACCGGAAACTACACCTGCAAAGTCCGTGTAAGGGCTCTGAATGTGGAGCGGTGGAGTAACCAGGTAAACCTGAAGGTCCTGCCTCCTGTGAACCTGTAGACCTTGGGATGTAAGTTTCTAAGGTAAGAGGATTTTTGGATTTTTAGTCgcagtacatttatttaatatctaaCACACCTCATTATTCTAGTGTAGGTCTTCAAGACATAATAATTTTGATTATTATATCCATTGTAAGTACACACTGTAAGGAAAGTAGTACAAGCTCATTCAAAATGCTTTGTTTAGCCCTGATTGGGAACTgtgcataaaaaataaatgacttctTTTTTATGGTAATCTATAATAATGTCATAGAATATAAAACTAAAATGCTATCAggttccattttttattttaatttttttacagtgtatctttttttttttttttttttgctaccaATAGAGCCAGTGTACCAATGCTCCAGCCCTGGAATGCACGAAGCAACACAGCTATTCAGCTATCATCCAAGTTCTTCACTATTTTAGAATACTCTTGCATTGTTCACTGTTTTCTGCCTTTCTCCCATCCATGTGATCACAATTCTGACCTTTAAATGTATGTTATATACTGGATTGATGATGCAAATTATATTTTGAATCTGAGAAACTTTTAtaccttttatttcattttacaaGAACAGAGATATATCCTTAAATAACAGTTTTCCTATTTGATTTGAATACATATGCATGATTGGCTTATTTAAATCTTAAAATGCAATACCATTTTACTTTGGAAcctatgtgtaataaatgttgtttttttttttttttttttttttttttttaacaatctaTCAATAAACACATGGAACACATGATTCTAGACTTTATAACATGGGctattaaaggggaaaaaattataataagaaatacatcACTGGTGACGTAAAGATGATGGTGATCACTGACTTTATAGGACGCTGGTCAAACAAATTTCAAAGCAAATGTTACTGTTTCATATATGGGGGAATACAgcatgaatgtatatatttgtaggCTAACAAGCTTCTGATTGTTCTAATTAATGCAGAACATAATACATAGATTGCCTAAAAATGGACATATTGGTTATATTGTATGGTGTTTATCAAGGCTTAGTTgcttaagacaaaaatattagagATTtatagaaaggaaaaaaataataaaaataaaaggaattaatattttttccataattaaaaaagaataataataataaagtcacaaAAATGATTATGGGTATAGTAAGTTGGTGGTAAGATAGGGAGTCACATCGGACTAAAAATAACAggaatttgaaataaaaatacaggaaCAGAAGATGTAGTAGGGAATGTCGACCGGATACACGGTTAAGTAGACAGTGTTTCAGGGGtatgcatcaggactgggatcccgccggacacaacaaaaaaaaacgtgtcaTAGGAgtaggcattttttttttactttcctgaGATCAGGAGCAGGCATTCAGATATGAAGATTGTGGTAGGAAGAATGACCACATTCTTTAATATTGGATGCAGTGGTTTGCGCACTGTACAATGAACTTCcagcatttattcattcatccatagTAACTGCTGCATCCTAGTTAGTTTATATATGGTTTAAAGTACTAATTTTGCTTATATTTTGAGAACCAGAACCGATTAcgttcattagaaaatatcacgGGTAggtagaaacaaaaaaaaaaaatggcaggaTGGGTCAAGAGGGTCTGTGCGGGTGGAAGGGACTGGTCAGAATTCCCTCAAGTGTGGGCAGgaatggaattaaaaaaaatagtcccGAGCACATTTCTTGAATCTGTATCTCAATCTCACAGATGATGGTTATGTGGATTTCAGTGCAATACCTGACCCTGGTTTGTTTTTGATGTCAGTCAGGATACAGCAAAAACCCTGAAAAGGTGCTGTCATCCTCGCTGCTGGAATAGGCACCATTCCAATCTCTTAGGGTCTCCACCCACACTTGGTCTCCAGCAGCAAGCTTCAAAAGGACCAGACTGGAGGCCTGGTCAATGTCCTGGCCCTGAAGTGCATCCCGTGAACGCAACTTACGCACTCCATTCACAACCAGTGACGCACGCAAAGGCTTGTTTCTCACAGTTATCTGGTAAGAGAATACATAAACCCCTGGGTAAGTACAGTTGAACTTGCTAGTGGCGACATCGTAATGGTTTTCTCCATTGTAGAATATCTTGTCGAAGCGCACTGGGAAGCCTGAGGGTGGAAATGACTTGCTTGGGTAGAGACCTACACTGAAGGCAGAGCGCAAATGCCCCACAGTGTCACCCGCTGTCCCTTTTATACCTTGAAGACCACGGTCGCCACGCTTTCCCGGAAGACCCCTTTCACCTTTTGGTCCCCTTAGACCTCTTAAACCTGGAGCTCCTTCAAGACCTCTTGGTCCTGGCTCCCCCTTGATGCCTGGGCTCCCAGGTTCACCACGTTCTCCAGGTATGCCAGGGTTTCCATGCATTCCATGTTGCCCTGAAGAGCCAGGATCGCCCCTCATACCCGGGGGCCCAGGTTCGCCTGGTTCTCCTTTTTGTCCTCTCTCTCCCAGCAGTCCGCATTCTCCCCTTTCACCCTTTTCGCCCTTGTCTCCAATCATGCCTGGTGGTCCAGGTAGGCCGTCTTTTCCTGCCTCACCTCTGTCACCTTTAGTTACATTTTCACTAGGCTCTCCTTTGTCACCTTTAGCACCTTTGAGTCCAGGCATACCACCTGCACCTTTTTCGCCTTTAAGTCCGGTATCACctgtataaatttaaaaatgcaagtaATACAGTGTGTCTCGTGATAATAAGTATGTTGTACATCTTATTGTTAGATTAATGTAGGACATATACCTTTCTGTCCAGCCTTCCCTGTATTGCCTGGAGAGCCTGCAAATCCACTGCTTCCTTTCTCACCCTTTTCTCCTAAAGCATTGCAAATGAGAACATGTATATGATCTAATATATCATTATCGTTATAGTGCTACAGGTTTGTTACAGCTCATCTGCAGTTGCAAAATTTTATCATTTCACCTGTCTTTTATGATTCTCACCTTTGTCACCCTTCAATCCTGGCATCCCAGTTGGGCCTATTGGTCCTAGAGCCCCTTTGATTCCCGGGTCCCCTTTTCGACCAGGAGGTCCTACACATCAAACAGATTAGCCTAGCTCAAGTTTGAAGTAAATCACATATAATAAATGTCACAAACACTgatcagacataacattaaaaccactgacaggttgaagtgaataacattgattatcatGTTACAATGCcatctgtcaaggggtgggatatatttgacagcaagtgaacagtcagtctCGAAGTTAATgtgctggaagcaggaaaaatgggcaagcataaggatctgagtgactttcacaagggccaaattgtgctggctagatgactgggtcagagcatcgcCAAAACGGTAGGTCTTGGGGGGTGTTCCcgatatgcagtggttagtccctgccaaaagttgtccaaggaaggacaaccggtgaaccggcaacagggtcatgggcacccaggGCTCATTGATGCGCATGGGGaatgaaggctagcccatccggtccaatcccacagaagagttaCTTCAGCACAAATTACTGAAaaggttaatgctggctatgatagaaaggtgtctgAATATGCAGaatatcacagcttgctgcgtatggggctgcacagccacagactggtcagagtgcccatgctgacccctgtccactgctgaaagctCCTTCAATGGGCATGAGGTGGACATGGCACAAGGATTCATTTGGGAAGTCGAGGGACACAGTTGGACACTCTGGGCAATATTCTGCTGAAAAACctcgggtcctggcattcatgtggctgTTACTTTGACGTgtatcacctacctaaacattgtcaCAGACCATGTACACCCTTTCATGGCACTGGTATTCCTTAATAGCAGtgggctctttcagcaggataatgcgtcctgcaacactgcaaaaaattgttcaggaatggtttgaggaacatgagaaaGAGTTCAATTTGTTGACTTATGGTCTATggcctgcacttatatagcgcttttatccaaagctcttcacactgtgtcttattcacccattcacacacacaccaatggtagcagagctgccatgcaaggcgctaacttgccatcgggagaaacttggggttcagtgtcttgccaaaggacacttcgatatgtggagtcacgtgggcggGGAATCGACCCGCCAaccttacgattagtggacaaccctctctaccacctgagccacagctgccccaattagacttggcctccaaattccacaCAGTTCAATTCGATCGACCATccgtgggatgtgctggacaaacaagtccgatatGTAGAGGCCCAACCTCTTACAACTTACAGCACTTGGATCTGCTGAATCTGCTGCTGTCtttgtgccagataccacagcacaccttcagaggtcttgtggagtccatacctcgaggggtcagagctgttttggtggcacgaGGGGGATCTAGACAATATTAGGCTGGTAATAttgatgttatggctgatcgatgtATATGCTCCACTTACATCTCACGGAGCATCTGATATCTTTGTTATATCTGTTTCGCCACAAACATTGGAACCTAAAAAGCTGAAATCTGATACTTCTGTATGTCACACAACGAACACAATGACATAACGAGCTTTTCAGAGCAAGATATACTCCCATTatctttaaaattaattaaacgtTTTCTTCAAAACAATACTGCATAGATGTGGTTGACCAAGTCAGGTAAACTACCTTATATTATGATAGTATGTGATTCTTAGCCAAGTTGAAAGCATGTTAAACATATAAAACTCTCAAGAAAAATCCAATGAGACAAGTATCTAATAAAC includes these proteins:
- the otol1b gene encoding otolin 1b, with the translated sequence MTELCLQSIFLAVTVLLLSPMSDAIKITPRPKYQYTKKPPRELAHTTAYVGKSTATARIVDYTKAKDRVSSVITESTTVPANAYVGYHPDTTVAPNSVQDNYTLDYTECYLNFCECCPPERGPAGPNGEMGPPGPPGRKGDPGIKGALGPIGPTGMPGLKGDKGEKGEKGSSGFAGSPGNTGKAGQKGDTGLKGEKGAGGMPGLKGAKGDKGEPSENVTKGDRGEAGKDGLPGPPGMIGDKGEKGERGECGLLGERGQKGEPGEPGPPGMRGDPGSSGQHGMHGNPGIPGERGEPGSPGIKGEPGPRGLEGAPGLRGLRGPKGERGLPGKRGDRGLQGIKGTAGDTVGHLRSAFSVGLYPSKSFPPSGFPVRFDKIFYNGENHYDVATSKFNCTYPGVYVFSYQITVRNKPLRASLVVNGVRKLRSRDALQGQDIDQASSLVLLKLAAGDQVWVETLRDWNGAYSSSEDDSTFSGFLLYPD
- the LOC128624165 gene encoding high affinity immunoglobulin gamma Fc receptor I isoform X1, which gives rise to MHFFHIFMVFITLLACVRMDDIDPTPPPVKAKATVSLGEPRLFSGEDVQMTCGVPDEPSSNWTYEWFHDGELLSATEVYSLNKAQVLQSGNYTCKGMKAIKAWPYIVPSIPSDPLKIHVDGGWVLLQTPFEPLIIKETMTLTCRVRDDPLLSHVIFYKDGVEFNKQKGTDVVFTKLTLEDAAIYSCRATWIKNMEYQSSQSLPSYVTVLDILETPTMTIVGGRGRVRSGNKVEFRCITKVNAREQGLNIEYFYLKNGNRLGPASARDTYAIPEVNINHTGNYTCKVRVRALNVERWSNQVNLKVLPPVNL
- the LOC128624165 gene encoding high affinity immunoglobulin gamma Fc receptor I isoform X2 translates to MHFFHIFMDIDPTPPPVKAKATVSLGEPRLFSGEDVQMTCGVPDEPSSNWTYEWFHDGELLSATEVYSLNKAQVLQSGNYTCKGMKAIKAWPYIVPSIPSDPLKIHVDGGWVLLQTPFEPLIIKETMTLTCRVRDDPLLSHVIFYKDGVEFNKQKGTDVVFTKLTLEDAAIYSCRATWIKNMEYQSSQSLPSYVTVLDILETPTMTIVGGRGRVRSGNKVEFRCITKVNAREQGLNIEYFYLKNGNRLGPASARDTYAIPEVNINHTGNYTCKVRVRALNVERWSNQVNLKVLPPVNL